From Corvus cornix cornix isolate S_Up_H32 chromosome 1A, ASM73873v5, whole genome shotgun sequence, a single genomic window includes:
- the RESF1 gene encoding retroelement silencing factor 1, producing the protein MDWNVRPVQNADANTNMQNKGACFTQLLSNGHAFPQTNASSSKNACTYAESNQIVYVPTVNVAFPAVNGEGFKTSDQTSPGASVTGNNFFMSKYSVTQHSQMYVTAPKPPIQNSPLRAQMTPTSWPVSNPYSYPCRNLPPLSSQMNAGNNVRNVLGEPQYGTTNTYTVQPEMLQHNSVRLASLHQGGIHPQNNSLPLGTSGQHVQPQIFNSNTQCKVLYSVNQNTGTNVQLPQFQPSQMGSEAPRGCSAPSLLPANCVSRPAAQSSMGVPQEVQNVPNGYIGQQRCPQDAKNAPGFNSIQQHCQKQQSGEVSQSIRNVCNPSGNVTANRSFNESSVPSPGIPKELLDVVKEIEALSSKPLSDPASVPESQTSSLMNGPGNAQISSSAATRGVAITKERLAWEAEKLKCLKKRVVLLERVHNYKKKIYRDKNALPPPYPCPPANCLPCVPKQNVPSSPSEAVRTERPVLKVSLEERRDKNPASADNRRLEVTQSNPPVEQGSLSSSFTPVPSQSKVPAQFNNPESTLEQRDVYALASSQGTVTSSNNASCFTQAGSSVKTASKSVQIGPENSSFLQFVLSSTNVLKEKTAGATADKILTSLLCSEKPLLDTSLSGGSLLKDTSEKNVESLKGGQASVAHTNSPASETTASVDAKFQSEVAQKKTPFTENRSCNQSNCSCSVEELAACLRLWGKYPSESVSVQNKQSNESPTANQISPSSQSTKKRGEKNVLASMDEAVLPVTTTSVAQKLDTLSSNLIKNFEPQVAVVSPLVLCEQRTLGEQAGKIPTPEGKTYPVIDPGSMCSLQEEGKNGLSLANTAKGTIENAWSSPSDYVLEQNVDSDLQQIKLDDENHRKVSQSAQDARKNLHIRLQNKTSLPESDINFCSQNSQEGKRHHEDKQAVLEAGDTSTAVLENEMFCISSVCSLVEGDKFYNPQIAGIFRSVYETHASEGNASGARQKEQHLDLHKTELSNNTPQRESLLLKMLEESSSNLEKESGNPLKAVSTSLNSEQNLSFKASFKHPENDLESLANINQKLAQNSLDSSISLSAKTNASAVPGDHSKQNSMPNKNSTEKEVNFFGTEPSKYLKDQLFDLVKEFPYGIEGADMLKKEAAQNRSVAEGMENQSQKEVRICDKNTHLKDPVNQIKIAVLSCDQVEEPSPGHNQCSSSDSKKAASQQSEKASANKDNFEDSVQPSQNLCEKEKDPQETSNPSEKSEDGSSMGCVSVACETPHSPSQLETSGSEKNDCQLSKAESTGSAEREDNNSQSDALKNCAVGSLTISEKIPDSISKNKDICNYTSAVNEKSRLKVDNEYKLPTTQQENTGPLNSFENQDVDKYESSSWKENRQIDKGTQLSYKEFHCDKKEHQTASSELPEKTDHTHADNMAKLSGKKERVFKTEPLSNDITTPGLATDINQLVKSDTVEIKHSEVSQGQKVKTCEENSAERQNSKKQKEVLGQDVGISIKEQVKLPAERKHKKLSSYQTDAVNFSDSSAVDFKSRNIKYSQHKSVKAHPLQDQPYKRKMKENMVGKRELKKVKLEEERLKHSEAKSSKQLAHNCMLNADKAKKRNGENGWKPRSSLADCSVLKLQRKRARSSSMSKNYFSNKERRLDGQNKDKCSDKMFPDKNLLYLNRRNNRLKLHLQKEPKKHYLNRVAFKRTAQERISLTKLETSPVRPVWHRTTKVPQNSNSKRDVSVSTVEKSCKREKLEFKLCPEILFGNAAPGEESLAAKNSPERDKVVVTGVKSKKEDWLKCEPVKQKKQEEISTAEDSIPLDTAIQILDGDGETLHVPVKDSKEMFQTYRKMYLEKKMQKS; encoded by the coding sequence atggACTGGAATGTAAGGCCAGTCCAGAATGCTGATGCAAATACAAATATGCAAAACAAAGGAGCATGTTTCACTCAGTTACTTTCTAATGGACATGCCTTTCCTCAGACAAATGCCAGCTCCTCTAAAAATGCATGCACTTATGCTGAAAGCAACCAAATCGTGTATGTGCCAACTGTCAATGTTGCCTTCCCTGCTGTAAATGGTGAAGGATTCAAAACTTCAGATCAAACCTCACCGGGAGCATCTGTAACcggtaataatttttttatgtcaAAGTACTCAGTTACACAACATTCACAGATGTACGTGACAGCTCCGAAACCTCCCATTCAGAATTCACCTTTGCGGGCACAGATGACTCCGACTTCTTGGCCAGTCTCTAATCCCTACAGTTATCCCTGTAGAAATTTACCTCCCCTGTCCTCTCAAATGAATGCAGGGAACAACGTAAGGAACGTCCTTGGGGAGCCTCAGTATGGCACTACCAACACTTACACTGTGCAGccagaaatgctgcagcatAATTCTGTGAGACTTGCCTCACTACATCAAGGTGGCATTCATCCCCAGAATAATTCTCTTCCTCTTGGTACTTCCGGGCAACATGTCCAACCCCAAATATTTAATTCCAATACTCAGTGTAAAGTTTTGTACTCAGTGAATCAAAATACTGGAACAAATGTACAGCTGCCACAATTTCAACCAAGTCAGATGGGATCAGAAGCTCCTAGAGGATGTTCTGCACCATCTTTGTTGCCTGCCAACTGTGTTTCAAGACCCGCAGCACAATCTTCAATGGGTGTACCACAGGAAGTGCAAAATGTACCTAATGGATACATTGGCCAGCAGAGGTGCCCACAGGATGCAAAAAATGCTCCTGGGTTTAACAGTATCCAGCAACACTGTCAGAAGCAGCAATCTGGAGAAGTCAGTCAGTCAATCAGGAATGTCTGTAATCCAAGTGGAAATGTGACAGCAAATAGGTCTTTTAATGAAAGCTCTGTGCCATCCCCTGGCATTCCCAAAGAACTGCTTGATGTTGTGAAAGAAATAGAAGCTCTTTCTTCAAAGCCACTGAGTGATCCTGCTTCAGTTCCAGAGAGCCAGACTAGTAGTTTGATGAATGGGCCTGGTAATGCTCAGATTTCTTCATCAGCAGCAACACGTGGAGTAGCAATTACAAAGGAGAGACTGGCTTGGGaagctgaaaagctgaaatgtcTTAAAAAGAGGGTTGTTCTGCTTGAAAGGGTTCataattataaaaagaaaatctatcgTGACAAAAatgctctccctcctccttaTCCATGTCCTCCTGCTAATTGTCTTCCATGTGTGCCCAAACAAAATGTACCATCTTCCCCATCTGAAGCAGTGAGGACAGAGAGGCCTGTGCTCAAGGTTTCACTTGAAGAAAGAAGGGACAAAAATCCAGCCAGTGCTGATAACAGAAGATTGGAGGTGACTCAAAGTAACCCTCCGGTGGAGCAGGGCAGCCTTTCATCAAGCTTCACTCCTGTTCCCTCTCAGAGCAAAGTCCCAGCTCAATTTAATAATCCTGAGAGCACCTTGGAACAAAGGGATGTGTATGCCTTGGCCTCTTCTCAAGGAACTGTGACTTCCTCGAACAATGCTTCATGTTTTACTCAAGCAGGGAGCTCTGTCAAGACTGCATCAAAGAGTGTGCAAATTGGCCCCGAGAACTCATCATTTCTTCAGTTTGTATTGAGCAGCACAAATGTATTGAAAGAGAAGACAGCTGGTGCCACTGCTGATAAAATACTGACGAGTCTCCTGTGCAGTGAAAAACCACTGCTCGATACATCTCTCTCAGGTGGAAGCTTGCTAAAAGACACTAGTGAGAAGAACGTAGAAAGTTTGAAAGGTGGGCAGGCATCTGTGGCTCACACAAACTCTCCTGCATCAGAAACAACAGCATCTGTTGATGCTAAATTCCAGAGTGAGGTAGCTCAGAAAAAAACTCCATTTACTGAAAATAGATCCTGTAACCAGAGCAATTGTAGTTGCTCTGTGGAAGAGCTGGCTGCATGCCTGCGCTTGTGGGGGAAGTATCCATCAGAATCTGTAAGTGTGCAAAATAAACAGTCAAATGAAAGCCCCACAGCAAATCAGATTTCACCCTCCAGCCAAAGCACgaagaagagaggggaaaaaaatgttctggcTAGCATGGATGAGGCAGTTTTGCCTGTAACAACTACCTCTGTGGCACAAAAACTCGATACATTGAGTTCCAATTTGATAAAAAATTTTGAACCCCAAGTTGCAGTTGTCTCTCCTTTAGTACTTTGTGAACAGAGAACACTAGGTGAGCAGGCAGGCAAGATTCCAACACCTGAAGGTAAAACCTATCCAGTGATTGACCCAGGGAGCATGTGTAGTTTgcaagaagaagggaaaaatggtTTAAGTTTGGCAAATACTGCCAAAGGAACAATAGAAAATGCTTGGTCATCACCCAGTGATTATGTTCTGGAACAAAACGTGGACTCAGATTTGCAACAGATCAAATTAGATGATGAAAACCACAGGAAAGTTAGTCAGTCTGCACAAGATGCCAGAAAAAATCTGCATATTAGATTACAAAACAAGACTTCTCTTCCTGAATCAGACATAAATTTTTGTAGTCAAAACTCTCAAGAAGGTAAAAGACACCATGAAGACAAGCAAGCTGTGTTAGAGGCAGGAGATACAtccacagctgtgctggaaaatgaGATGTTTTGTATTTCTAGTGTATGCTCTCTTGTTGAAGGTGATAAATTTTATAATCCACAAATAGCAGGCATCTTCAGGTCAGTCTATGAGACGCATGCATCAGAAGGAAATGCATCTGGTGCAAGGCAAAAGGAACAACATCTGGACTTGCATAAAACTGAGCTGAGCAATAACACTCCCCAAAGAGAGAGCTTGCTGCTAAAGATGTTGGAAGAATCATCAAGTAATTTGGAGAAGGAAAGTGGCAATCCTCTTAAAGCAGTTTCTACCTCTCTGAACTCTGAACAAAACCTGTCATTCAAGGCATCTTTCAAGCATCCTGAAAATGACTTAGAAAGTCTTGCTAATATAAACCAGAAGTTAGCTCAAAATTCACTAGATTCCTCTATTAGCTTAAGTGCTAAAACAAATGCATCTGCTGTTCCAGGAGACCACAGTAAACAAAATTCCATGCCCAATAAAAATAGCACAGAGAAGGAGGTGAACTTTTTTGGAACAGAACCTAGTAAATATCTAAAAGATCAGCTGTTTGATCTAGTGAAAGAGTTTCCATATGGCATTGAAGGTGCTGATATgctaaaaaaagaagcagcacaaaatcGTTCTGTGGCTGAAGGGATGGAGAATCAATCTCAAAAAGAGGTTAGAATTTGTGACAAGAATACTCATTTGAAGGATCCAGTAAATCAGATTAAAATTGCAGTGTTAAGCTGTGATCAGGTTGAAGAACCGTCTCCTGGACACAACCAGTGTTCCTCTAGTGACAGCAAGAAAGCAGCGAGTCAACAATCAGAAAAGGCTTCAGCTAACAAGGACAACTTTGAAGACAGTGTCCAGCCTAGTCAGAATCTatgtgagaaggaaaaagacCCACAAGAAACTTCTAACCCCAGTGAAAAAAGTGAAGATGGCTCTTCAATGGGTTGTGTATCTGTAGCATGTGAAACACCACATAGTCCCTCTCAATTAGAAACATCTGGTTCAGAGAAAAATGATTGTCagctttcaaaagctgaaagtactggctctgcagagagagaagacaACAACAGTCAGTCTGATGCCTTGAAAAACTGTGCAGTGGGAAGCCTGacaatttctgaaaaaatcccagacagtattagcaaaaataaagatatttgcAATTACACTTCTGCAGTGAACGAAAAATCTAGGCTGAAGGTAGATAATGAATACAAACTGCCTacaacacagcaggaaaatactGGGCCACTTAATTCCTTTGAAAACCAGGATGTTGATAAATACGAAAGCAGCAGTTGGAAGGAAAACCGGCAAATTGACAAAGGAACCCAATTGTCATATAAAGAATTTCATTGTGACAAAAAAGAGCACCAGACAGCATCATCAGAGTTACCAGAGAAAACTGATCATACACATGCAGACAACATGGCAAAGTTGTCCGGAAAGAAGGAGAGAGTTTTCAAAACTGAGCCGCTTTCAAACGATATAACCACACCAGGTTTGGCCACGGACATTAACCAGTTGGTGAAGTCAGACACTGTTGAAATTAAGCACTCTGAAGTCAGTCAAGGACAAAAAGTTAAAACTTGTGAAGAGAACTCAGCTGAAAGACAAAACAGTAAGAAACAAAAGGAGGTGCTTGGGCAAGATGTAGGAATTAGTATCAAAGAGCAAGTGAAATtaccagcagaaagaaaacataaaaaattgaGTAGTTACCAAACTGATGCTGTAAACTTCTCAGATAGTAGCGCTGTAGACTTCAAAtcaagaaacataaaatattctCAGCATAAATCTGTGAAAGCTCATCCTTTGCAGGACCAGCCATATAAACggaagatgaaggaaaatatGGTTGGGAAGAGAGAACTTAAGAAAGTAAAGCTAGAAGAGGAAAGACTGAAACACTCTGAAGCAAAGAGTTCTAAGCAGCTTGCACATAATTGCATGCTAAATGCTGACAAAGCTAAAAAACGGAATGGAGAAAACGGTTGGAAACCAAGGAGTTCCTTAGCAGATTGCTCTGTGCTtaaactgcagaggaaaagggcTCGATCTTCTAGCATGTCTAAAAACTACTTTTCTAACAAAGAAAGACGTCTCGATGGTCAAAACAAAGACAAGTGCTCTGACAAAATGTTTCCTGATAAAAATCTTCTATAcctaaacagaagaaataacagACTAAAGCTGCATCTTCAAAAGGAACCCAAAAAACACTACCTGAACAGAGTGGCATTTAAACGTACAGCACAGGAGCGCATCTCTCTGACAAAATTAGAGACATCACCTGTCAGACCTGTCTGGCATAGAACCACCAAAGTGCCACAAAACAGCAACTCTAAAAGAGATGTGTCTGTCTCAACAGTTGAGAAATCatgcaaaagggaaaaacttgAGTTCAAGCTGTGTCCAGAGATACTGTTCGGAAATGCAGCCCCTGGCGAAGAAAGCTTAGCTGCAAAGAATTCTCCAGAAAGAGATAAAGTCGTTGTAACAG